The Amycolatopsis viridis genome window below encodes:
- a CDS encoding enoyl-CoA hydratase-related protein, translating into MTSEDVLLTADADGVRTVTLNRPAAYNSLTVELKERLLAALREAAGDPAVRAVVLTGAGKAFCAGQDLKEHVGLLQAGDPAPLRTVQDHYNPIVREIVGMPKPVIAAVNGPAAGAGAAFAYAADLRIAASSANFLMAFANVGLGPDSGASWTLQRLVGYGRAAELMLLARTVDAGEALSLGLVTEVVGDEELAGRAQAVAAKLAAGPTVSYAKIKQVLTVAAEGSLEDALAAEDAAQTVLGSTADHREAVEAFVAKRKPHFQGK; encoded by the coding sequence GTGACCTCAGAGGACGTGCTGCTCACCGCCGACGCCGACGGCGTCCGCACCGTGACGTTGAACCGCCCCGCCGCGTACAACTCGCTCACCGTGGAACTCAAGGAGCGCCTGCTGGCCGCGCTGCGCGAAGCAGCCGGGGACCCGGCAGTCCGCGCGGTGGTGCTGACCGGCGCCGGCAAGGCGTTCTGCGCGGGCCAGGACCTCAAGGAGCACGTCGGGCTGCTCCAGGCGGGTGACCCGGCGCCGCTGCGCACGGTCCAGGACCACTACAACCCCATCGTCCGGGAGATCGTCGGCATGCCGAAACCGGTGATCGCGGCGGTCAACGGGCCCGCCGCGGGCGCTGGGGCGGCCTTCGCCTACGCCGCCGACCTGCGCATCGCGGCGTCCTCGGCCAACTTCCTGATGGCCTTCGCGAACGTCGGGCTGGGTCCGGACTCGGGCGCGTCGTGGACGCTGCAGCGGCTCGTCGGGTACGGGCGGGCGGCCGAGCTGATGCTGCTCGCCCGCACCGTCGACGCCGGGGAAGCGCTCTCCCTGGGACTGGTCACCGAGGTTGTCGGGGACGAGGAGCTGGCCGGCCGGGCCCAGGCGGTCGCGGCGAAGCTGGCCGCCGGGCCGACGGTGAGCTACGCCAAGATCAAGCAGGTGCTCACGGTCGCCGCGGAGGGCTCGCTGGAGGACGCGCTCGCCGCCGAGGACGCCGCCCAGACGGTGCTCGGCTCGACCGCCGACCACCGTGAGGCGGTGGAGGCGTTCGTCGCCAAGCGCAAGCCGCACTTCCAGGGCAAGTAG
- a CDS encoding LysR family transcriptional regulator, giving the protein MSYESAGEASDQRLAARLAPSLALLAAVRDTGNITRAAERLGVPQPTVSRRLAALSEVVGAPLTQPDGRGVRLTRAGEILAASAVRALTAVETGVRQTREEISPDSGHVVLGFLHLLGRWLVPSLLHDFRAGHPGVRFSLVQGSRQHVLDRLAGGELDLALVAPLPDDPALDSLALSEQELLLSVPEAHPLARRRRIRVAELADEPFVTLEHGYGLRQIVDDLCAAAGFEPKIAFESQESDTARGLVAAGLGVALLPHFAGAAPAGVVEVPLSPRVSRTIGAAWRAGEHLTPAVRAFRDYVRAHGTRYA; this is encoded by the coding sequence GTGTCGTATGAGAGTGCCGGGGAAGCGTCCGACCAGCGGCTGGCCGCGCGACTGGCGCCCAGCCTGGCTCTGCTGGCGGCCGTCCGGGACACCGGCAACATCACCCGTGCGGCGGAACGGCTCGGCGTCCCGCAGCCAACGGTGAGCCGCCGGCTCGCCGCGCTGTCCGAGGTCGTCGGGGCGCCGCTGACCCAGCCGGACGGGCGCGGGGTGCGCCTGACCCGGGCGGGCGAAATCCTCGCCGCGAGCGCCGTCCGGGCACTCACCGCGGTCGAAACCGGCGTGCGGCAGACCCGGGAGGAGATTTCACCGGACAGCGGGCACGTGGTGCTGGGTTTCCTGCACCTGCTCGGCCGGTGGCTGGTCCCCTCGTTGCTGCACGACTTCCGGGCCGGCCACCCGGGCGTGCGGTTCTCGCTGGTCCAGGGGTCGCGGCAGCACGTGCTGGACCGTCTGGCCGGCGGCGAACTGGACCTCGCCCTGGTGGCGCCGCTGCCCGACGACCCGGCGCTGGACAGTTTGGCGCTGTCGGAGCAGGAGCTGCTGCTGTCGGTTCCGGAGGCGCACCCGCTGGCGCGGCGCCGCCGGATCCGGGTCGCCGAGCTGGCCGACGAGCCGTTCGTGACGCTCGAGCACGGCTACGGGCTGCGGCAGATCGTGGACGACCTGTGCGCGGCAGCCGGGTTCGAGCCGAAGATCGCGTTCGAGAGCCAGGAATCGGACACCGCCCGGGGACTGGTGGCGGCGGGACTCGGGGTCGCGCTGCTGCCGCACTTCGCGGGCGCCGCACCGGCCGGAGTGGTGGAGGTGCCGCTGTCCCCTCGGGTCAGCCGCACGATCGGGGCGGCATGGCGGGCGGGCGAGCACCTGACCCCGGCGGTGCGCGCCTTCCGCGACTACGTCCGCGCGCACGGCACGCGCTACGCCTGA
- a CDS encoding DNA-3-methyladenine glycosylase I, translating to MTATVGADGVARCPWGNSAPDYAEYHDTEWGVPVHGQDALYERLCLEAFQSGLSWITILRKRAGFRAAFAGFVPEKVALFGDDDVERLMADAAIVRNRAKILAAITNARAVAALDQPLDELLWSFAPAGERPRPRSMADIPAITPESTAMAKALKKRGFAFVGPTTCYALMQATGMVDDHLATCFRATS from the coding sequence ATGACGGCGACGGTCGGCGCCGACGGGGTGGCGCGGTGCCCGTGGGGGAACTCGGCCCCGGACTACGCCGAGTACCACGACACCGAGTGGGGCGTGCCGGTGCACGGGCAGGACGCGCTGTACGAGCGGCTGTGCCTGGAGGCGTTCCAGTCGGGGCTGTCCTGGATCACCATCCTGCGCAAGCGCGCCGGGTTCCGGGCCGCGTTCGCCGGGTTCGTGCCGGAGAAGGTGGCCCTGTTCGGCGACGACGACGTCGAGCGCCTGATGGCCGACGCCGCCATCGTGCGGAACCGGGCGAAGATCCTCGCCGCGATCACCAACGCCCGCGCCGTCGCCGCGCTGGACCAGCCGCTCGACGAGCTGCTGTGGTCGTTCGCGCCGGCGGGGGAGCGGCCGCGCCCGCGCTCCATGGCCGACATCCCGGCGATCACACCCGAGTCCACGGCCATGGCGAAGGCACTGAAGAAGCGCGGGTTCGCCTTCGTCGGTCCGACCACGTGCTACGCGCTGATGCAGGCCACCGGCATGGTCGACGACCACCTGGCGACCTGCTTCCGCGCGACCTCGTGA
- a CDS encoding MFS transporter — translation MKLAVAAAGISSFALLYAPQPVLPQLAAQFHLDPGSASLAVSVATGALAIAVLPIAALSEIVGRRPIIIASVTLSVVLGLVMPLAPSYPVLLVLRALQGVAIAGFPGVASAYLVEQLGRTGVAAAVGAMIAGNTVGGMLGRLSAGFSAGALGWHGALAVVAGVALVFSAMTILALPGAARTAPGERSPNVLSGLGLALRRPVLLVQYGVAMLAMGAFVAMYNAAGFRLTGAPLNLSPAVASLVFLAYAVGSVSSSNAGRLVARFGRRRAVLGGLTVMATGILLTLPDSLSLVVAGFVVLTGGFFAAHAVANGWAAAEAPEGARGQASGAYTLAYYLGSSVGGTLGSVVFGHFGWSWLVGVAVLWLALAGLAVARLTGRARSRAAVPA, via the coding sequence GTGAAGCTCGCGGTCGCCGCCGCGGGCATCTCCTCGTTCGCGCTGCTCTACGCCCCGCAGCCGGTCCTGCCGCAGCTCGCCGCGCAGTTCCACCTCGACCCCGGTTCGGCCTCGCTCGCGGTGTCGGTGGCGACCGGGGCGCTGGCGATCGCGGTACTGCCGATCGCGGCGTTGTCGGAGATCGTCGGCAGGCGGCCGATCATCATCGCGTCGGTGACGCTGTCGGTTGTGCTGGGCCTGGTGATGCCGCTCGCGCCGTCGTACCCGGTGCTGCTCGTGCTGCGGGCGCTGCAGGGGGTGGCGATCGCCGGCTTCCCGGGCGTCGCCTCGGCGTACCTGGTGGAGCAGCTCGGCAGGACCGGGGTGGCCGCGGCGGTCGGGGCGATGATCGCGGGCAACACGGTCGGCGGCATGCTCGGCCGGCTGTCCGCCGGGTTCAGCGCCGGGGCGCTGGGCTGGCACGGCGCACTGGCTGTCGTCGCGGGGGTGGCGCTGGTCTTCAGCGCGATGACGATCCTGGCGCTGCCCGGCGCCGCACGGACCGCGCCGGGGGAGCGGTCCCCGAACGTGCTGAGCGGATTGGGCCTGGCGCTGCGGCGGCCGGTGCTGCTGGTGCAGTACGGCGTGGCGATGCTCGCGATGGGCGCCTTCGTCGCGATGTACAACGCGGCCGGTTTCCGGTTGACCGGTGCGCCGCTCAACCTGTCGCCGGCGGTCGCGTCGCTGGTGTTCCTGGCCTACGCGGTGGGCTCGGTGTCGTCCTCGAACGCGGGACGGCTGGTCGCCCGGTTCGGCCGGCGGCGGGCGGTGCTCGGCGGGCTGACCGTGATGGCGACCGGGATCCTGCTCACCCTGCCCGACTCGCTGTCGCTGGTGGTGGCCGGATTCGTGGTGCTCACCGGCGGGTTCTTCGCCGCCCACGCGGTGGCGAACGGGTGGGCCGCGGCCGAGGCCCCCGAGGGTGCGCGCGGTCAGGCGTCCGGCGCCTACACCCTCGCCTACTACCTGGGCAGCAGCGTCGGCGGCACGCTCGGCAGCGTGGTGTTCGGCCACTTCGGCTGGAGCTGGCTCGTCGGGGTGGCCGTGCTGTGGCTGGCGCTGGCCGGGCTGGCGGTGGCGCGCCTGACCGGCCGGGCCCGCTCGCGCGCGGCGGTGCCGGCCTGA
- a CDS encoding leucyl aminopeptidase family protein — MARFPLPSVPSRLIDVEVAGERRRGAERVVLVPAGPAGGAEHSGTAGEVRRMPGPDARWLVGIGDGEPARWRTAGAALAREAADAAPAVQVELPADTTGEQVAELTLGALLGGYRFRVSADARPGALRTLRLITQDAGHQRVVARVRALAEATALARDLANTPSNIKNPEWLADTAARLAGEVPGLSATVRDEQWLAAQGFGGVLAVGGGSASPPRLIELTYRPRGALRHLLLVGKGITFDTGGLSVKPADGMHLMRTDMAGGGAVIAAARAIAALRLPVRVTALVPAAENHVSGSSYRPGDVVRHYGGRTTEVSNTDAEGRMVLADALVYGIRRFSPDAVVDVATLTGAMKVALGLRTGGLFATDDKLADEIREAGASVGEAWWRMPLLDAHADAVRGELGDVKQAPGGPGGITAALFLREFTEGLPWAHLDIAGPARAEKPYAEVVPGATGFAARTLVAFAEAFGSDQA, encoded by the coding sequence ATGGCGCGCTTTCCCCTGCCGTCCGTTCCCAGCCGGCTGATCGACGTCGAGGTCGCCGGCGAGCGCCGTCGCGGCGCCGAGCGGGTCGTCCTGGTTCCGGCGGGCCCGGCCGGTGGTGCGGAGCATTCGGGCACGGCCGGTGAGGTCCGGCGCATGCCCGGTCCGGACGCCCGCTGGCTGGTCGGGATCGGCGACGGTGAGCCCGCGCGGTGGCGCACCGCGGGCGCCGCGCTCGCCCGGGAGGCCGCCGACGCCGCCCCGGCGGTCCAGGTCGAGCTGCCCGCGGACACCACCGGCGAGCAGGTGGCGGAGCTGACGCTGGGTGCCCTGCTCGGCGGGTACCGCTTCCGGGTCAGTGCGGACGCCCGCCCGGGTGCGCTGCGCACCCTGCGGCTGATCACGCAGGACGCCGGGCACCAGCGGGTCGTGGCGCGCGTGCGGGCGCTGGCGGAGGCGACGGCGCTGGCCCGCGACCTCGCGAACACCCCGTCGAACATCAAGAACCCGGAGTGGCTGGCGGACACGGCCGCGCGTCTGGCCGGCGAGGTGCCCGGCCTGTCCGCCACCGTCCGGGACGAGCAGTGGCTGGCCGCGCAGGGCTTCGGCGGGGTGCTCGCGGTCGGCGGCGGCTCGGCGAGCCCGCCGCGGCTGATCGAGCTGACCTACCGGCCGCGCGGCGCGCTCCGGCACCTGCTGCTGGTCGGCAAGGGCATCACGTTCGACACCGGCGGCCTGTCCGTGAAGCCGGCCGACGGGATGCACCTGATGCGCACCGACATGGCCGGCGGTGGCGCGGTCATCGCCGCGGCGCGGGCGATCGCCGCGCTGCGCCTGCCGGTGCGGGTGACGGCGCTGGTACCGGCGGCGGAGAACCACGTGTCCGGGTCGTCGTACCGGCCGGGCGACGTGGTGCGGCACTACGGCGGGCGGACCACCGAGGTGTCCAACACCGACGCCGAGGGCCGGATGGTGCTGGCCGACGCGCTGGTGTACGGCATCCGCCGGTTCAGCCCGGACGCGGTGGTCGACGTGGCGACCCTGACCGGCGCGATGAAGGTCGCGCTGGGCCTGCGGACCGGCGGGTTGTTCGCAACGGACGACAAGCTGGCCGACGAGATCCGCGAGGCCGGCGCGAGCGTCGGGGAGGCGTGGTGGCGGATGCCGCTGCTGGACGCCCACGCCGACGCGGTGCGCGGCGAGCTGGGCGATGTCAAGCAGGCGCCCGGTGGTCCCGGCGGCATCACGGCGGCGCTGTTCCTGCGCGAGTTCACCGAGGGCCTGCCGTGGGCCCACCTGGACATCGCGGGTCCTGCCCGCGCCGAGAAGCCCTACGCGGAAGTGGTCCCCGGCGCGACCGGTTTCGCGGCCCGGACGCTGGTGGCGTTCGCGGAGGCGTTCGGGTCGGACCAGGCCTAG
- a CDS encoding DUF3117 domain-containing protein, which yields MAAMKPRTGDGPLEVTKEGRGLVMRVPLEGGGRLVVELSAEEAKDLGVALQEATS from the coding sequence ATGGCGGCCATGAAGCCCCGGACCGGAGATGGTCCCCTCGAGGTGACTAAGGAGGGGCGGGGCCTCGTGATGCGCGTTCCGCTCGAGGGCGGTGGGCGACTTGTCGTCGAGCTGTCGGCCGAAGAGGCCAAGGACCTGGGGGTCGCCCTGCAGGAGGCCACCAGCTGA